The sequence CATGAGAATTTTTAATTTCAACAGGTCTAAGACAAATAGCCCCATCTTGATAGGAAACATCAAAGTAATGAGTGTCCCCCACTTTATCAATAACTTCTTTCGGGATGGTGATTTGGTTTTTATAGGTACGTTTTGCCAGCATGATAACTCCTAGTAATGAAGTAATGATACATTATTTTGATAGATCTGTCAATTGACAACCCCACCCATTTCAATTAGTCAGCAAAAGATTATGACCCAACCTCCTGTATCCGTAGAAACGCTGCCAGCGGGCAGCATTGATATTTCTCCCCTACTCAGCAAACAAGCAGCCGAACGCACCGATCTTGAACGCGAGATCATTGCTGTTTCTTCATGTAATCAAGCTCATTTATTTGAGGAACAAGATCTTTATTCCACATCGCCCTGTTCGGCTCACGTGCCTGATTTTCGTGCCAAGGGGCTGGGTGCCATGCCTCTT is a genomic window of Deltaproteobacteria bacterium containing:
- a CDS encoding AbrB/MazE/SpoVT family DNA-binding domain-containing protein, which produces MLAKRTYKNQITIPKEVIDKVGDTHYFDVSYQDGAICLRPVEIKNSHEHLKTIRRKIKSLGLREEEIPKIIRQVRSKAFS